Proteins encoded within one genomic window of Episyrphus balteatus chromosome 1, idEpiBalt1.1, whole genome shotgun sequence:
- the LOC129905524 gene encoding NADH dehydrogenase [ubiquinone] 1 subunit C2: MVSPLELLENRQDRTPSFMFKVFNPAAAAIAGCGLALFHNFAYRRPVWSGIQKHVIFTIIGASAGVYFDKKRNEHIADRDAVLRHYISLHPEDFPTPERKKYADVLEVWQPIR; encoded by the exons ATGGTTTCTCCACTGGAACTCCTTGAAAACCGCCAGGATCGGACACCTTCCTTTATGTTCAAGGTCTTCAATCCTGCTGCAGCCGCTATCGCTGGATGTGGCTTGGCTTTGTTCCACAATTTCGCTTATAGAAGGCCTGTATGGTCGG GTATCCAAAAACATGTTATTTTCACAATAATTGGTGCTAGCGCTGGTGTGTATTTTGATAAGAAACGTAATGAACACATTGCCGATCGTGATGCTGTGCTTCGCCATTACATTTCCCTGCATCCAGAAGATTTTCCAACTCCTG AACGCAAGAAGTACGCAGATGTCTTGGAAGTTTGGCAACCAATTCGTTAA